The Gloeomargarita sp. SRBZ-1_bins_9 genome has a segment encoding these proteins:
- a CDS encoding DUF445 family protein produces MAIALNYVLPPVLGAVIGYFTNDMAIRMLFRPYRAWYIGRYRVPFTPGLIPSNQGRLAQRIADTITSSLLTPEELQTIARRLLQIERTQAAIYWLLQTALNQVKLDAYKARTAKILAGILRDFLGQSLPRLVRILARQENFLADQVNQIFDRFLLEFRLSPTQAEQLADWLLATVLTPDLLRQTLVDFLTEETIAVIDQDLREQTTGTYWVVANLFGVRNGLLRLRQFCIEEPAVANQRLAKLLNSLELRRRLTEWFQELSLQNLPVVTVHRLRKQLRELVREYLQTDGPTLIQNLSYSLNWDEIAHLILTRLRNSPVMQTSLSLISEELALIIERYLEKDLEQLIARVIPILDIDRAIIERVNATSPADLEAGIQGIVRSELQAIVNLGGILGFLVGLGQSLLLWWQANLV; encoded by the coding sequence GTGGCCATTGCCCTAAACTACGTCCTACCCCCGGTGCTGGGTGCGGTCATTGGCTATTTCACCAACGACATGGCCATTCGCATGTTGTTTCGTCCCTACCGCGCCTGGTATATCGGTCGTTACCGGGTGCCGTTTACGCCGGGGCTGATCCCCAGCAACCAGGGGCGCCTTGCCCAGCGCATTGCCGACACCATTACCAGTTCCCTGCTGACGCCGGAGGAGCTGCAAACTATCGCCCGCCGTCTATTGCAAATCGAGCGCACCCAGGCGGCTATTTACTGGTTGCTGCAAACGGCCCTCAACCAGGTGAAATTGGATGCCTACAAGGCCCGCACCGCTAAAATTCTCGCCGGCATTCTCCGGGATTTTCTGGGTCAATCCTTGCCCCGGCTGGTGCGCATCCTCGCCCGCCAAGAAAACTTCCTAGCCGACCAGGTCAACCAAATTTTCGACCGGTTTTTGCTGGAGTTTCGCCTGTCGCCGACCCAGGCAGAACAGTTGGCCGATTGGCTGCTGGCTACGGTTTTGACCCCCGACCTCCTGCGGCAGACCCTGGTGGATTTCCTCACGGAGGAAACGATTGCAGTGATTGACCAAGACCTGCGGGAACAAACGACGGGAACCTATTGGGTGGTGGCCAATTTGTTTGGGGTGCGCAATGGCCTATTGCGGTTGCGGCAGTTTTGTATCGAGGAACCGGCAGTGGCCAATCAACGACTGGCTAAGTTGCTGAATTCGCTAGAGTTGCGCCGGCGGTTGACGGAATGGTTCCAGGAACTGTCGCTACAGAATTTGCCGGTGGTGACGGTGCATCGCCTGCGCAAACAACTGCGAGAACTGGTGCGGGAGTACTTGCAAACGGATGGACCGACGCTGATTCAAAACCTGAGTTATTCCCTGAACTGGGATGAGATTGCCCATTTGATCCTCACCCGCCTGCGCAATTCACCGGTGATGCAAACATCCTTGAGTCTAATCAGCGAAGAATTGGCCCTGATTATCGAGCGCTATCTGGAAAAGGACCTGGAGCAGTTGATTGCCCGGGTGATTCCCATCCTGGATATTGACCGGGCGATTATTGAGCGCGTCAATGCCACGTCGCCGGCGGACCTGGAGGCAGGGATTCAAGGGATCGTGCGCAGCGAATTGCAGGCGATTGTTAACTTGGGGGGCATCCTGGGGTTTTTAGTGGGGCTAGGACAGTCCCTGTTGCTCTGGTGGCAGGCCAACCTGGTATAG
- a CDS encoding carbohydrate kinase produces MTVLCYGFALWDLLADQIGVPRDQVQSWTPYPGGAGLNVACHLGRLGVETALLGAVGCDDWGDRVLQVIQAHRVCPALMQRLPYPTRLVEVLRRTDGEREFAGFRPPDCPAFADEFIRFRPPAQPPQCLYIEGVVLAFPESRATAFALVEWASARGVITLLDVNWRPTLWTEERLARSVTQTLVQQVTAVKATAEEARWLWGTADPRAIAGQCPHLQVILVTQGAQGCTYWVGPHQGHCPAFPVQAVDTTGAGDAFVAGWLHQWVTWGNRLIQEAGCLQQALRWANAVAAISTTAPGAITQAPSPAVVQRFLARYVGEPTSSPRRLTE; encoded by the coding sequence ATGACGGTGCTGTGTTACGGTTTTGCCCTGTGGGACTTGCTGGCGGACCAGATAGGGGTACCCCGGGATCAAGTGCAGTCCTGGACCCCCTATCCTGGCGGGGCGGGGTTGAATGTGGCCTGTCACCTGGGGCGGTTGGGGGTGGAGACGGCTCTGCTGGGGGCGGTCGGGTGTGATGATTGGGGCGACCGGGTGCTCCAGGTCATCCAGGCCCACCGGGTTTGCCCAGCCCTGATGCAGCGCTTACCCTATCCCACCCGTTTGGTGGAGGTGCTGCGCCGGACGGATGGGGAGCGGGAATTCGCCGGTTTTCGGCCCCCGGATTGTCCGGCCTTTGCGGATGAATTTATCAGGTTTCGGCCGCCGGCTCAGCCGCCCCAGTGCCTGTATATCGAGGGGGTGGTGCTGGCGTTCCCCGAGTCCCGGGCAACGGCCTTCGCTTTGGTCGAGTGGGCGTCTGCACGGGGGGTCATCACGCTGCTGGATGTGAACTGGCGACCCACCCTGTGGACAGAGGAGCGGTTGGCCCGGTCCGTGACCCAAACCCTGGTGCAGCAGGTAACGGCGGTCAAGGCAACGGCGGAGGAGGCCCGGTGGCTGTGGGGTACGGCTGACCCTAGGGCGATTGCCGGACAATGCCCCCATTTACAGGTGATCTTAGTCACTCAAGGGGCCCAGGGTTGCACCTATTGGGTCGGTCCTCACCAGGGCCATTGCCCCGCCTTTCCCGTCCAGGCGGTGGACACCACCGGTGCTGGGGATGCCTTTGTCGCTGGTTGGTTGCACCAGTGGGTGACCTGGGGGAATCGTCTGATCCAGGAGGCGGGATGCCTACAGCAGGCGTTGCGTTGGGCCAATGCGGTCGCGGCCATTTCCACGACGGCTCCCGGTGCCATCACCCAAGCCCCGTCGCCGGCGGTCGTGCAGCGGTTTTTGGCCCGTTATGTCGGTGAACCCACCTCCAGCCCCCGGCGTCTAACTGAATAG
- the cofG gene encoding 7,8-didemethyl-8-hydroxy-5-deazariboflavin synthase subunit CofG → MATVITYSPAVTLVPTYECFNACSYCNFRVAPGTDTWLSLEQAQERLRAIRRHHPQVTEVLILSGEVHPHSPRRAQWVEHLYQLAKLARDLGFWPHTNAGPLSEGEMRRLQTVNVSMGLMLEQLRPDLPVHHHAPSKDPTLRLAQLDQAGRLGIPFTTGLLLGIGETAADWEAGLQAIAAVHRRWGHIQEVILQPYRQGSQQPTALADFPLAQLPAVVALARRLLPADITIQVPPNLVDQPEMLLACLAAGARDLGGIGPRDEVNPDYPYPALTRLTQLLATHGYELQPRLPIYPKWRDSRHIWPRSSQSPEFGVRY, encoded by the coding sequence ATGGCCACGGTCATCACCTACAGCCCGGCGGTGACCCTGGTACCGACCTACGAATGTTTCAACGCCTGTAGCTACTGCAATTTCCGAGTGGCTCCGGGAACTGATACCTGGCTGAGTCTCGAGCAGGCCCAGGAACGTCTCAGGGCTATCCGGCGCCATCATCCCCAGGTCACGGAAGTGCTCATCCTCAGCGGCGAGGTGCATCCCCACAGTCCCCGGCGCGCCCAGTGGGTGGAACATCTGTACCAACTGGCCAAGCTGGCGAGGGACTTAGGCTTCTGGCCCCACACTAACGCTGGTCCCCTCAGTGAAGGGGAAATGCGCCGCCTGCAAACGGTGAATGTTTCGATGGGGTTGATGCTGGAACAGCTGCGCCCGGATTTACCGGTGCATCACCACGCCCCCAGCAAAGACCCTACTCTACGCCTGGCGCAATTGGATCAGGCCGGACGCCTGGGGATTCCCTTTACCACCGGATTGTTGCTGGGTATCGGGGAAACGGCCGCCGATTGGGAAGCTGGGTTGCAGGCGATTGCGGCAGTCCACCGGCGCTGGGGACATATTCAGGAGGTCATCCTGCAACCCTATCGGCAGGGCAGCCAACAACCAACCGCGCTGGCCGATTTTCCCTTGGCTCAACTCCCGGCGGTGGTGGCCCTGGCCCGGCGGCTATTACCCGCGGACATCACCATTCAGGTACCGCCGAATCTGGTGGATCAACCGGAGATGTTGTTGGCCTGTTTAGCCGCTGGCGCCCGGGATTTGGGGGGCATTGGGCCAAGGGATGAAGTCAACCCCGATTACCCCTATCCTGCCCTGACCAGGCTGACGCAGCTCCTGGCGACCCACGGCTATGAATTACAACCCCGCTTGCCGATTTATCCCAAATGGCGTGATTCTAGGCATATTTGGCCCCGTTCTAGCCAATCCCCCGAATTTGGTGTAAGGTATTAG
- a CDS encoding Cof-type HAD-IIB family hydrolase, translating to MPQVRLLVLDLDGTIVGEDNRITPAVKAAIQAVRKAGVKVAIATGRMYRSALRFYRELELTLPLLSYQGAWIQDPHTGYRHRHWPIDTQRALELLDYFEQADWRPHLSIHFYLNDQLYVQEMRPDTDQYAKRTLIEPILVADLREVVAALDTPPTKVLAVSEHPGLIEIILHTLQRRYSRDELYLTRSAPIYFEAAHPQVNKGAAVQYLAEELLGLRREEVVAIGDNYNDLEMLQYAGVGIAMGNAPDEVKKQADWVAPSVEQDGVVAALETWVLSG from the coding sequence ATGCCCCAGGTGCGCCTGCTGGTGCTGGACTTGGATGGCACGATTGTCGGTGAGGACAACCGCATTACACCGGCGGTCAAGGCAGCCATCCAGGCGGTGCGCAAAGCGGGGGTCAAGGTGGCCATTGCGACGGGGCGGATGTACCGCTCGGCGTTACGGTTTTACCGGGAGTTGGAGCTGACGTTACCGCTGTTGAGCTACCAAGGGGCGTGGATTCAGGACCCCCACACGGGTTACCGCCATCGCCACTGGCCGATTGACACCCAACGGGCGCTGGAGTTGTTGGACTACTTTGAACAGGCGGACTGGCGGCCCCATCTGTCCATCCACTTCTATCTCAACGACCAGTTATATGTGCAGGAGATGCGCCCAGATACGGACCAGTACGCCAAACGCACGCTCATTGAACCCATCTTGGTTGCGGATTTGCGGGAGGTGGTGGCAGCCCTGGATACCCCGCCAACTAAGGTGCTGGCCGTCAGCGAACATCCCGGTCTGATCGAGATCATCCTGCACACGTTGCAAAGGCGCTACAGTCGGGATGAACTGTATTTAACACGCTCGGCGCCCATTTATTTTGAGGCAGCTCATCCCCAGGTCAATAAGGGCGCTGCCGTACAATATTTGGCGGAGGAATTGCTGGGGTTGCGGCGGGAGGAGGTGGTGGCCATCGGTGATAACTACAATGACCTGGAAATGTTGCAGTATGCGGGGGTGGGCATCGCCATGGGGAATGCGCCCGATGAGGTGAAGAAACAAGCGGATTGGGTGGCCCCAAGTGTCGAGCAAGACGGGGTGGTAGCTGCCCTGGAAACCTGGGTGTTGTCGGGATGA
- a CDS encoding ABC transporter substrate-binding protein, with product MKRLGLLVITVLWLMGCQGSQGPLTGPLVLTFWHGINPPANRVVFEQLVAQFNARHPDVQVQPIYIGQADQQFPKILTAIVGNSPPDMLWFDSLLTGRLVEVQGIVPLTDWLQKGGYLANLDPALRPGMTFEGELWSVPFTTSNLGLFYRPDLLAAAGVQTLPRTWEELAQVAQQLTQDRDGDGRPDQYGLLLPLGKGEWTVFSWLPFWFSAGGEAIEGTLSLLNEATLKALGFWQELWQKGVAVLSAPERGYEQEAFIQGQVAMQITGPWTLGYLTQTGVPFGVMPLPAGKRPATIVGGANVFVMRTEPRRQQAALQFLDYILSDAFQVAWAVQTGALPVTQSARQDPTYQAFLRDHPPLQVFLDQMRFAYSRPNGPNYQRLSNCLGRAIEATLLGQPPAAALERYVRACPGGD from the coding sequence ATGAAACGGTTGGGGTTACTGGTCATCACGGTGCTATGGCTCATGGGTTGTCAGGGCAGCCAAGGACCCCTCACCGGACCCCTGGTGTTGACTTTTTGGCATGGCATCAATCCGCCGGCCAACCGGGTAGTTTTTGAGCAGTTGGTCGCCCAATTTAATGCCCGCCACCCCGATGTGCAAGTCCAACCCATCTACATCGGCCAGGCGGACCAGCAGTTTCCCAAAATTCTTACGGCCATCGTGGGGAATAGCCCGCCGGACATGCTCTGGTTTGACAGTTTGTTGACGGGGCGTCTGGTGGAGGTGCAGGGCATCGTTCCCCTGACAGATTGGTTGCAAAAAGGGGGATATTTGGCCAACCTGGACCCGGCTTTGCGGCCCGGCATGACCTTTGAGGGGGAGTTGTGGTCGGTGCCCTTTACCACCAGCAATTTGGGCCTTTTCTACCGCCCGGATTTGTTGGCCGCCGCCGGGGTGCAAACCCTGCCCCGCACCTGGGAGGAACTGGCCCAAGTGGCCCAGCAGTTGACCCAGGACCGGGACGGCGATGGTCGCCCGGATCAATACGGGTTGCTGCTGCCCTTGGGCAAGGGGGAATGGACAGTGTTTTCCTGGCTGCCGTTTTGGTTTAGCGCCGGCGGCGAGGCTATTGAGGGCACCTTGTCCTTGCTGAATGAGGCGACGCTTAAGGCGTTGGGGTTCTGGCAGGAGCTGTGGCAAAAGGGGGTGGCGGTTTTGTCAGCGCCGGAGCGGGGTTATGAACAGGAGGCGTTTATCCAGGGGCAGGTGGCGATGCAGATTACCGGGCCGTGGACGCTGGGGTATCTCACGCAAACGGGGGTGCCCTTTGGTGTGATGCCCCTGCCGGCGGGGAAGCGCCCGGCCACGATTGTGGGGGGAGCCAATGTGTTTGTGATGCGCACCGAACCTAGGCGGCAACAGGCGGCGCTCCAGTTTTTGGACTATATTTTGAGTGACGCTTTTCAGGTGGCCTGGGCGGTGCAGACGGGGGCGTTACCGGTGACCCAATCGGCGCGACAGGACCCGACGTATCAAGCTTTTTTGCGCGACCATCCCCCGCTACAAGTGTTTCTCGACCAGATGCGCTTTGCCTATTCCCGTCCCAACGGCCCGAATTACCAGCGTCTGTCCAACTGCTTAGGGCGGGCGATTGAGGCGACATTGCTGGGACAACCACCGGCGGCTGCTCTGGAACGGTACGTGCGGGCTTGTCCAGGGGGCGACTGA
- a CDS encoding phycocyanobilin:ferredoxin oxidoreductase encodes MIQHPLIEQLAQVIRQSWQTHLPLEPYPLPADMGYVEGQLEGERLHIRNVCYQSRHFRKLHLELAQVGTSLDILHCVMFPRPCYDLPVFGADIVAGRGQVSAAIVDLSPTRIDRSLPETYVHFLTTHGPGPFEQPRPLPPWGDIFSEFCLFIRPVNAREQQRFVDYVAQILAFHCQQALRATPLSPPLQQQHHCQQSYYCRQQQQNDKTRRVLERAFGSAWADRYMSTVLFDLPQA; translated from the coding sequence GTGATTCAGCATCCCTTGATCGAACAGTTGGCGCAGGTGATTCGCCAGAGCTGGCAGACCCACTTGCCTTTGGAACCCTACCCCTTGCCGGCGGATATGGGCTATGTGGAAGGCCAGCTGGAGGGGGAACGGCTGCATATTCGCAACGTTTGTTACCAGAGCCGCCACTTTCGCAAGCTGCATTTGGAGTTGGCCCAGGTGGGCACCAGTCTCGATATCCTGCACTGCGTAATGTTTCCCCGTCCCTGCTATGACCTGCCGGTGTTTGGGGCTGATATTGTGGCGGGCCGGGGTCAGGTGAGCGCCGCCATCGTGGATTTGTCCCCCACCCGGATTGACCGTTCCCTGCCCGAGACTTATGTGCACTTCCTAACCACTCATGGGCCGGGTCCCTTTGAGCAGCCCCGTCCCTTGCCCCCCTGGGGAGATATTTTTTCCGAGTTTTGTCTATTCATTCGTCCGGTCAACGCTAGGGAACAGCAGCGATTTGTGGACTACGTAGCGCAGATACTGGCGTTCCATTGTCAGCAGGCCCTGAGGGCTACCCCCCTGTCACCGCCCTTGCAACAACAGCACCACTGCCAACAGAGCTACTACTGCCGGCAGCAACAGCAAAACGACAAAACTCGGCGAGTGCTGGAGCGGGCCTTTGGCAGCGCTTGGGCTGATCGTTACATGAGTACCGTGTTGTTTGACTTGCCCCAGGCATGA
- a CDS encoding J domain-containing protein, with protein MMDHYRTLGLRPDATPAQVKAAYRRLVKLCHPDTNPHGHEQMIAINLAYEVLRDPEQRRAYDQQYQQHWSAKLPNPDPSPQLWWRQVFQPVDQRVGRILQSRRRQLERLAADPFDETYLAAFDHYLQHCRRTLQEAEALFRSQANPPCLAGAASSLYYCLNHLQDALEDLYWFTQSYSEHYLQTSEALFRRAGEQRQLAWQAVRQAGF; from the coding sequence ATGATGGACCACTACCGCACCTTAGGGTTGCGCCCCGACGCCACCCCTGCCCAGGTCAAAGCTGCCTATCGCCGCTTGGTGAAGCTCTGCCATCCCGATACCAATCCCCACGGCCACGAACAGATGATCGCCATCAATCTGGCCTACGAGGTGCTGCGGGACCCCGAACAACGGCGCGCCTACGACCAGCAATATCAGCAGCATTGGTCAGCGAAACTCCCTAACCCTGACCCATCACCCCAGCTCTGGTGGCGTCAGGTGTTTCAGCCGGTGGACCAGCGGGTGGGCCGCATTCTCCAGAGTCGCCGTCGGCAACTGGAACGCTTGGCCGCCGACCCCTTTGACGAGACCTATCTGGCCGCCTTTGACCACTATCTGCAGCACTGTCGCCGTACCCTGCAGGAGGCAGAGGCCCTATTTCGCAGTCAAGCCAATCCCCCTTGCCTCGCCGGAGCCGCCAGCAGTCTGTACTATTGCCTCAATCACCTACAGGACGCCCTAGAGGACCTGTACTGGTTCACCCAGAGCTACAGTGAACACTATCTGCAAACCAGCGAGGCCCTGTTTCGTCGGGCGGGGGAACAACGCCAGTTGGCTTGGCAAGCGGTACGGCAGGCTGGATTTTAG
- a CDS encoding methyltransferase domain-containing protein — protein MSRRYCTSTFLEWAQGKTRAVFGWSQREPVDLPLPAQGAILECFVQWQTPESAYELYCSRQKVASGLRLTDDAGKPLLLKMMQGQVVALANGFASYLEPDQQVDLTPELPLFAPYPELSFAEFAQLWQELVALGLIVPAVGEIVWGDLRRWTPLCSLTGFSRGTPIDRYYQQQFLHRVKDKVQGRVLEIGGVAKDWEFYPFDRRQMTFYCCMNLTPGAGVHVVADAHDPQATAANAWDAVLIFNVLEHCRDPGQVIANIHSWLKPGGWCLALVPTAQRLHDRPADYWRLLPDGLRHLFRRYAHCDLLTYGNALTVVATLLGVAAEELTPAELDQYHPDYPVIACVAAQK, from the coding sequence ATGAGCCGGCGCTATTGCACCAGTACGTTCCTGGAATGGGCTCAAGGAAAAACCCGGGCGGTTTTCGGCTGGAGTCAGCGGGAGCCGGTGGATTTGCCCTTGCCGGCCCAGGGGGCCATCCTGGAGTGTTTTGTGCAGTGGCAAACGCCGGAGTCGGCCTATGAACTCTACTGCTCGCGCCAAAAGGTGGCCTCGGGGCTGCGTTTAACCGATGATGCAGGAAAACCCCTATTGCTCAAGATGATGCAGGGGCAAGTGGTGGCCCTGGCCAACGGCTTTGCCAGCTATTTAGAGCCAGACCAGCAGGTGGATTTGACCCCGGAGTTGCCCCTGTTTGCCCCCTATCCGGAGCTGTCCTTTGCCGAATTTGCGCAGTTGTGGCAGGAGCTGGTGGCCCTGGGGCTGATCGTGCCGGCGGTGGGGGAAATCGTCTGGGGAGACCTGCGGCGCTGGACGCCCCTGTGTAGCCTGACGGGCTTTTCCCGGGGGACGCCCATTGACCGCTATTACCAACAACAATTCCTGCACCGGGTGAAGGACAAGGTCCAGGGGCGGGTTCTGGAAATCGGCGGTGTGGCCAAAGACTGGGAGTTTTACCCCTTTGACCGCAGGCAAATGACGTTTTATTGCTGTATGAATCTGACGCCCGGAGCCGGGGTGCATGTGGTGGCCGATGCCCATGACCCCCAAGCGACGGCGGCCAATGCCTGGGATGCGGTTTTGATTTTCAACGTGCTGGAGCATTGCCGCGACCCGGGGCAGGTGATTGCCAATATCCATAGCTGGCTCAAACCGGGGGGCTGGTGTTTGGCCCTGGTGCCCACCGCACAACGCCTACACGACCGACCAGCGGATTACTGGCGGCTGTTGCCCGATGGCTTGCGGCATCTGTTCCGGAGGTATGCCCACTGTGACCTGTTGACTTACGGCAATGCCTTGACGGTGGTGGCGACGTTGTTGGGGGTAGCGGCCGAGGAATTGACCCCCGCCGAATTGGACCAGTACCACCCCGATTACCCGGTCATCGCCTGTGTGGCAGCCCAGAAATGA
- the psb27 gene encoding photosystem II protein Psb27, which translates to MLKRLGAVLLGVVVVVSLLLTGCSGRMGTLSGDYTQDTLKLVQTLRRAVALPEDDPNKAAIQSETRQQINDFAARYRRDSHVSGLLSFTTLRTALNSLAGHYSSYPGRPLPEKLKNRINEQLDQVELALKRGN; encoded by the coding sequence GTGCTGAAGCGACTGGGAGCTGTACTGTTGGGTGTCGTAGTGGTGGTTAGCTTGCTGTTGACCGGATGCAGCGGTCGGATGGGCACCCTGTCGGGGGATTACACCCAGGACACCCTGAAACTGGTGCAAACCCTACGCCGGGCAGTGGCCCTCCCGGAGGACGACCCCAACAAAGCCGCCATCCAGAGTGAAACCCGGCAGCAGATTAACGACTTTGCCGCCCGCTATCGCCGCGATAGTCATGTTTCCGGTCTGCTGTCCTTCACCACCCTGCGGACGGCCCTGAATTCCCTGGCGGGACACTACAGCTCCTATCCGGGGCGGCCCCTGCCGGAGAAACTGAAAAACCGCATCAACGAGCAACTGGACCAGGTGGAGTTGGCCCTGAAACGGGGCAATTGA